A stretch of the Notamacropus eugenii isolate mMacEug1 chromosome 2, mMacEug1.pri_v2, whole genome shotgun sequence genome encodes the following:
- the LOC140523343 gene encoding olfactory receptor 5B12-like, whose amino-acid sequence MASLKNRTEISEFILTGITDTPEFQFPLFVMFTIIYFIILVGNLGIVALISWDSCLHTPMYFFLSNLSLVDFGYSSAVTPKVMAGLLTGDKVISYNGCAAQMFFFSTFVTTEIYLLSIMAYDRHTAVCKPLHYTTTMTLNVCTSLTFIAHFCGFFNSAIVTGQTFSLSFCSSNVVHHFFCDIPPLLALSCSDVYINKVVIFILGGFAVTFGLLFICISYLLIFIAILRIQSTEGRQKAFSTCASHLSVVSIFYGTIIFMYLQPSSSHSVDSDKVTSVFYTMAIPMMNPLVYTLRNKEVRVAFRKAMWKQRLQYT is encoded by the coding sequence ATGGCATCTCTGAAGAATAGAACGGAGATTAGTGAGTTCATTCTCACAGGAATAACAGATACTCCAGAGTTTCAGTTTCCCCTGTTCGTAATGTTCACCATTATCTACTTCATCATCCTCGTGGGGAACTTGGGGATAGTAGCTCTTATCTCCTGGGACTCCTGCCTGCATACTCCAATGTACTTTTTTCTCAGTAACCTCTCTCTGGTAGATTTTGGTTATTCCTCAGCTGTCACACCCAAGGTTATGGCTGGGTTGCTCACAGGGGACAAGGTCATATCCTACAACGGATGTGCTGCACAAATGTTCTTCTTTTCAACTTTTGTCACTACTGAAATTTATCTCCTGTCTATTATGGCATATGATCGACATACAGCAGTGTGTAAGCCTCTACATTATACCACTACCATGACACTGAATGTGTGCACTTCTCTGACCTTTATTGCACATTTCTGTGGATTTTTTAACTCTGCTATTGTAACTGGACAGACCTTTAGTCTGTCCTTCTGTAGTTCCAATGTAGTCCATCACTTCTTCTGTGATATTCCTCCTCTGCTGGCTCTCTCCTGTTCTGATGTATACATCAACAAAGTGGTCATATTTATCTTAGGAGGGTTCGCTGTCACTTTTGGACTTCTGTTTATCTGCATCTCCTACCTGCTCATCTTTATTGCTATTCTGAGAATACAATCTACTGAGGGCCGCCAGAAAGCCTTCTCTACCTGTGCTTCTCACCTCTCTGTGGTGTCCATATTTTATGGGACAATAATCTTTATGTACTTACAACCCAGCTCTAGTCATTCTGTGGACTCAGACAAAGTAACCTCTGTATTCTACACCATGGCCATTCCCATGATGAATCCTTTAGTCTATACTCTGAGGAATAAAGAGGTCCGTGTTGCTTTCAGGAAAGCTATGTGGAAGCAAAGACTTCAATACACTTAG